Genomic window (Kwoniella botswanensis chromosome 1, complete sequence):
TTCTAAACACGGTAGTGTAAGTCTACAGGATGAACATAACCTATAGGTATACAAAGGTTTACTTTTCTATCAATGCTGTAGCATCTCACAACACCAACTCACTATCACTACGAAGCTTACATTCAAATTTCCAATCACCAATATGACCTCACAAAGACCCAACGTCACTGATCCCAAACTCTCACCAGACTCCTCTCCTGACCCTTCGCCtgatccttcaccttcaccatccccaCCTTTCCCATACTATTGCTCGccaccttccacacctccTCCCGAGACTGACAATGTCAATGACAGTTTTGCTCTTCCTCCGCCACTCATCAAGTTGGATTTGCTtgtggagaagagggagaaagtgGTCGTTGCCAAAGAGAAGGTCTCCAAGTCCGATTCAGCttcgaagaaggagaaggaaaaggaggaggaataGTATGAATAACAAGTGAGCTGCCTTGTAGGTTGTCAGTCTATGTGGATCGGACGGATCTCGCTGATCATGATGACACTCCAAAGCTCGAGTAGTGTGGTTATATCACTCCGTACCTTGATATGAGCCCGGCCTGCtatgatgtgatatgatgtGTTATGTCTGATGATGCTCGTTGATCAAGTTCATGTTGATAGTGATAAGTCAGCATTAGGTCAATtaatcaaaatcaaggatGAGTGTTAGTAGTCTAATAGCATTCAATGATCGAAAGTCGAAGAAAATCAGGCAGGATGGTAATCGCGAGGATAATAATTGAGTGAAGAACGTTCAACCTAGTCGCAAAATCCAACAACTATATTGACATTCGTCTGGATGTGTGAGCGGTGACCCATGACAAGATACCATCTATACATTACACTGACATTATTTATTGATGACTAAAATGaatctcttttcttcctgTCTTGAATGGGCGACTTTTACTTGTCATGAACCTTGactatcatatcatctacaTTATCGATATTCGATTTGAGTACATCCCACTATTCGGACGTTCAAGCAGAGCATCAGCTATATAAGTTCGTGCTATACCATACATCGCCATATAGAGAAAGATCTGTTCCTCACCTGTTCTTTAGTGAGACTTATACCTTTTGCACCAGGTTTAATCTGACCAGTCGACTTGTCCTTGTACGTCTCTCGGATGTCTATGAGAACTTTACCCTTGAATGTTCGGACTGTCAATCGACGGTATTCGCTCAGCTATCACATGGTTATCAGAGTATCAGTACGCTACTTACATCTCGCTTGTTGGATATTGATCGGGATACCATCACCTTGAtacagactcaccttgaagaaCGAATCTCCATCGTCATTCTCTTCGATCTCGACTTCACCGCCGGAACTTTCCTTGGAATTGaatgatttggatttctgCATCCCATATTAATCAGCTGTCAACCCTCCCTCAACGGTGGAGGACAAAATACAATGAGCTGACCTTGCTTTTGGGCTCAGCACCCTCAgtcccatcttgatcttgcgCTCgtttcgatgatgatgctttggAGGATACATCCGGTTTGTCCTAGTTCGATGGACCGATATCAGCTATTTGTTTCCTTCTCTGCAGGTTTTATAACCAATCAACTGACCTCGGATACTTCGTCTCCTGATGAGCTCAGGTTTCTTGATTTTCTAGGCGGCATGATAATGTCTGTGATCGATGGTAGATAAAGAAATGATGTACTAAGAGATGAGTTGACTGGACttgagtgatgatcatcatcccGTTCGATCGGATGTGGAGCCCCTTGTTGACATGGATCTGTGTCACGCGATGATGAATGGGTCACAATTTCAGTATccatctatatatatatatatatatgcgagaggaagagatcattGAAAGGGCACTACTTGGTGCATGGATATATGCATAAGATAAACGATCTGAACACCAAGGATTGTCGTCTTGCTTTCACACGAAGAAGAACCAGACAAAAAAAAGCAAACCAAACGAACCACAGCAGTCCTATCTGGATACTTGCCGTTCCAAGCTCTTCTCTTTGCCCTTGTCACCTTCATGGTCCTCGTTTTTGATATTACCTCGTgtcacctttcttctcgtcattACCATATATGGCCAACATGCTAGACTTGCTTTCCGTCGATCTGGCGATATATAAATCATGCAAGCAAGTAAGATACGCTTGAAAACGGATTATGACAATGATATTTATACATGATTGTGATGATTATTGATAGAGTTTGTTCTCGACATCAGGTGTAATCTATATACTGCTACGACATTTCTATATCTTCCCCACCACCACTAGAACCGACCGCTGCGGCTTTTTGGACAGGtggaggtaaaggtgctGAGAATGTCTCGAAATTACCGTTACCACCTGACGGAGGGAGTTGTTGCTGGGCGGTAGTACCATTACCGTTGGAGAATGATTGTGAATCGAATGGAGATGCTTGAGTAGCCGTGTCCCATGGGTTCTGGAATCTAGGTTGTGTCAAGTAATAGACATGTCAGCTTCGTCCTTGAGCGATGGGCAATTAACGTATTGGAAAATTACATGTGATTGAAAGTGTTAGTACGAATGTAAAGACAATCGACTAACCTCGTAACTTTTGGTTTCTCAATCAACACATTCCTAAACAACTTATCCCACTGTACCGTCGGTGGTGGGTTTTCcttccattcctcctcttcgtaATATGTATTCACATAGTAGCCAACTCTTACAAATTCTTTCTCCTTATACGAAGCGGTTATGATTATCACCGTCACGCCTAGTATCTCTTCTGTCTCGGTCGATGGTAGtagatgatgttgaggtgCAGGGGCTTGGAAATCAAAGGCGTTTATACCTGCTGGTATAGGTCCAACTGTTTTGccaaagaaaaggaaaaatgagaaggaagagatgatttgcAGGATGGAATGTGGATTTTTTTGTAAGAATTCGATAAAGAGACGCATGGAAGGAAGACACTCATATGATCAGTATCTTCGCCACTTGCCTATCAAGCCACCTGTAAGAGTATACTCACCCGAACAATTATCCAACTCCTGATCGAATTCTTCTGATTTCGCCGATCCTACATAAATCAATCTCCAGTCAAGGTCTGTGAGGAGAGTTCGAGGAACAAGGTGTCAGTATCCACCGTTCGAACTCTCCATTGATATGCAGGAGGATTGACATACCCTCCTCCAACGGCGCGATAGCCTCGAACTTGATCCTGAAATGATATGGATCGTCAAATTTGGCTGGGTTATTCACTAATTCTATATTACGGATGTTGACCTGGTAGATGCGAGCACTGTGTGAGTACGGATTTACCATGGAAAGGGGTCAGGATAGTAAAGATACTAACGATAGACTATATAGGGAAGTGAGGCGGACATGTTTTTAGCTTGAGCTGTTCGAGGAAGGcgattggaaggtgatctgaCTTACCATTTTGAAGTGTGTTCTCTCTTGCTCTCGAACAAGACAAACTTCCAGGTGGATGTAAAATAGAAGAGGCTTGCTGTGCTTCCTCGTCGTGGTCGTTCAGAGAAATGGGGTGGGTAGATGTTGAGTAAGTCGACTTGAGAATGAAGGACAGTTTAGTTTAGGAtagggaaggaaagaaattgtcgagatgaaagagagagaagacgCGACTGATGGCCATCTAACAGGAGGACGCGATCATCCTATGAATACGGCATGACGTGGACTAATGTTTGATACAGTCGATCCTTATCATTCTACTTTACttattcgatatcttccctcCACCAAGAAGGTTGAATTGTTCATTTTCGAGATTGACTTTTTTTTTCCAAAACAGttatcaccatcaccatcaacttaAGGTCATCCATCTTGACACCGACACCGAGTAGGTCTGATCACAAGCAGGCTATATGCTTGTAAGGTCACACTCCCTATATCGAGCTATCTCAAATCTACCATTTGTCGCCCTTCGCTGCACTACCTGTCAATCATTCCGCAAAATGtccacatcaacatcaaaccCAAACCCCGGCAGCCCTTCCGAAATCCCCTATACCATCCCTTTACCCGAAGGTATCCCAAAAGGCCATACGACCCATACCGAATCAACCACTACCATCTTCTTGCCCAAGGCAGGAGCGTTCTTGAACCCCGTTCAGCATTATAATAGGGATATGAGCGTTGCTGTCATAAGAGCGTGGAACgaattgaggaaagaggagcTGGAAGCGAAGTTTAGGAAGAAGTTGGCTAAGAACGGTGGAGTCAGTAAGAAACAGGCTAAGAAATTGAAACAAGATGGTGTCACGGTAGATGAACAAAGTATGCTTATCATACAATACTACAAGCACAGAGCGAGAATACAAGAGCTTATTATACGTCTTGTCTTTGTTTAGGTAACCTGCCTGATGGTGCGGAAGAAGTACAGGTCAAAGATGAACAGCCTGTAGCTGGGCCTTCGacagaggtgagctatgtCAATGATACCATGTTGGTAGTATATGGAATATGACTGATACATGTTTTTGCTGTTCTTTCGTAGCGAAAATTCAGAGCTCCTTCCATTAACATCCTTGAAGCTCTCGCTGCTACTGGATTACGTTCTATCAGATATGCTAAAGAGATACCCAATGTCAAGTAAGCTGTATTGGTCACCGTAAGTGCCAGTGGcgtatcagctgacatcgatCAAACCAATTTTGTAGGTATGTTCTTGCGAATGATCTTTCGCCATCGGCGTGCGAAGCGATGAGGAGAAATGTAACGTTTAATGGAGTAGGGGAGGATTCCCTCCCACCCAGAAAACCTTGGCAACCACCtgtgaaagaagatggtacTAGCACACCTGTTGAAAATGGTGAGGgggaagtgaaagaggaaagtaCGACAACAGACGTCAAAGTAGAGTCAGAGGA
Coding sequences:
- a CDS encoding histone chaperone ASF1, whose translation is MVNIRNIELVNNPAKFDDPYHFRIKFEAIAPLEEDLDWRLIYVGSAKSEEFDQELDNCSVGPIPAGINAFDFQAPAPQHHLLPSTETEEILGVTVIIITASYKEKEFVRVGYYVNTYYEEEEWKENPPPTVQWDKLFRNVLIEKPKVTRFQNPWDTATQASPFDSQSFSNGNGTTAQQQLPPSGGNGNFETFSAPLPPPVQKAAAVGSSGGGEDIEMS